From a single Halorussus limi genomic region:
- a CDS encoding TrmB family transcriptional regulator has protein sequence MVDNDKQEQAAGLLQQLGLKEYEAKCFVALTRKDTATAKEISEIADVPRTRVYDAIRVLEAQGLVEIQHTNPRQYRAVPLEEAAKTLRRQYETRVDELEETLNDIEPANPSGQKVTHEVWSLSGTEGITSRTLQLVDDAESEIVFVVSSPSVVTDELLDRLNEATERDVPVLVGTATAALREELREKVPGAEVFESQLDWLHDESEDEVAIGRMLLVDREAILLSSIHEDGQTEQAIFGRGFENGLVVITRRLMATGLAALRDHRG, from the coding sequence ATGGTCGACAACGACAAACAGGAACAGGCCGCTGGGTTACTCCAGCAACTCGGCCTGAAAGAGTACGAGGCGAAGTGTTTCGTCGCCCTGACGCGCAAGGACACGGCGACGGCCAAAGAGATAAGCGAAATCGCGGACGTGCCCCGAACGCGGGTCTACGACGCGATTCGCGTGTTGGAGGCGCAGGGTCTCGTGGAAATCCAGCACACGAATCCGCGCCAGTACAGGGCGGTTCCCCTCGAAGAGGCCGCCAAGACCCTCCGGCGGCAGTACGAGACCCGCGTGGACGAACTGGAGGAGACCCTGAACGACATCGAACCCGCGAACCCGTCGGGCCAGAAGGTCACCCACGAGGTCTGGTCGCTGTCGGGCACAGAGGGAATCACCAGCCGCACGCTGCAACTCGTCGACGACGCCGAGAGCGAGATAGTCTTCGTCGTCAGTTCCCCGTCGGTCGTCACCGACGAGTTACTCGACCGACTGAACGAGGCCACCGAACGGGACGTCCCGGTCCTCGTCGGAACGGCTACCGCGGCGTTGCGCGAGGAACTCCGAGAGAAAGTCCCCGGCGCAGAGGTCTTCGAGTCGCAACTCGACTGGCTTCACGACGAGTCCGAGGACGAGGTGGCCATCGGACGGATGCTGCTGGTGGACCGCGAGGCGATTCTCCTGAGTTCGATACACGAGGACGGACAGACCGAGCAGGCAATCTTCGGCCGCGGGTTCGAGAACGGCCTCGTCGTCATCACGCGGCGACTGATGGCGACCGGACTCGCGGCGCTCCGCGACCACAGGGGGTAA
- a CDS encoding DUF7344 domain-containing protein — protein MSDDSDSVDRSMSLLASKERREVIGYFDRNDVESATIEVLTDHLEGTKVETDGGTPSTRAAKAKLHHVHLPKLEAHGVVEYDARSGEVRYRPDERVEAILEFTSEL, from the coding sequence ATGAGTGACGACTCCGACTCGGTGGACCGCTCGATGTCCCTCCTCGCGAGCAAGGAACGACGGGAGGTAATCGGGTACTTCGACCGCAACGACGTCGAGTCGGCGACGATAGAGGTGCTTACGGACCATCTCGAAGGGACGAAGGTCGAGACCGACGGTGGGACGCCTTCGACTCGGGCGGCGAAGGCCAAACTCCATCACGTCCACCTCCCGAAACTGGAGGCCCACGGCGTCGTCGAGTACGACGCGCGGTCGGGGGAAGTACGATATCGTCCCGACGAGCGAGTCGAAGCAATTCTCGAATTCACGTCGGAACTGTAG
- a CDS encoding DUF7344 domain-containing protein, with protein MTGEPAAGGDANGGGPLELDEVLTLLSDRYRRHCLACLDGLPAPVTLEGLTDQVAGREFQQPPDKVSMIKRTQIATALHHTHLPKLEESGIIVYDTDEGKVTEITIEPPLTGFLDKIRRHEG; from the coding sequence ATGACCGGCGAACCCGCCGCTGGCGGCGACGCGAACGGCGGCGGGCCACTCGAACTCGACGAAGTCCTAACGCTTCTCAGTGACCGGTATCGTCGCCACTGTCTCGCGTGTCTCGACGGACTCCCCGCACCGGTGACGCTCGAAGGACTGACCGACCAAGTCGCGGGGCGGGAGTTCCAGCAACCCCCAGACAAGGTGTCGATGATAAAGCGGACCCAGATAGCCACCGCGCTCCACCACACCCACTTGCCGAAACTGGAGGAGTCAGGCATCATCGTCTACGACACCGACGAGGGGAAAGTGACCGAGATTACCATCGAACCGCCGCTCACGGGCTTCCTCGACAAGATTCGGCGACACGAGGGGTGA
- a CDS encoding CPBP family intramembrane glutamic endopeptidase, which produces METSTVDRPAEASASKSRSLVVAVALGVGGYAFALIVVGAAALAVMLAGVPLMDRPALLLGLSVVMGQGVAFGTFALGYLAYTDRGFDFVKVRVPTVRDVGWAVGGTLALFTGLIALSALFSVLGIQSASNSVTEFGEQDPTVFLLLVPLSFLFIGPGEELLYRGVVQGRLEEAFGPWVAIAVASVIFAVVHVFSLQGSGKLAYIAILLVLSPILGAAYERTDNLAVPALIHGAFNAIQFYVAYLGATGGLP; this is translated from the coding sequence ATGGAAACCTCTACCGTAGACCGCCCCGCCGAGGCGTCGGCCTCGAAGTCCCGGTCGTTGGTCGTCGCGGTCGCCCTCGGCGTCGGGGGCTACGCCTTCGCCCTAATCGTCGTCGGTGCGGCCGCGCTCGCGGTGATGCTGGCGGGCGTACCGCTGATGGACCGGCCCGCGCTCCTGCTCGGCCTCTCGGTCGTGATGGGGCAGGGCGTCGCGTTCGGCACCTTCGCGCTCGGCTATCTGGCCTACACCGACCGCGGGTTCGACTTCGTGAAGGTCCGAGTGCCGACGGTCCGGGACGTCGGATGGGCGGTCGGCGGGACGCTGGCCCTGTTTACGGGGCTCATCGCGCTCTCGGCGCTGTTCTCGGTGTTGGGCATCCAGTCGGCGTCGAACTCCGTCACCGAGTTCGGCGAGCAGGACCCCACGGTCTTCCTTCTGCTGGTGCCGCTCTCGTTTCTCTTCATCGGACCGGGCGAGGAACTGCTCTATCGAGGCGTCGTGCAGGGCCGACTCGAAGAGGCGTTCGGGCCGTGGGTCGCCATCGCCGTGGCGAGCGTCATCTTCGCGGTCGTTCACGTCTTCTCGCTTCAGGGCTCCGGAAAACTCGCGTACATCGCCATCCTGCTCGTCCTCTCGCCGATTCTCGGCGCGGCCTACGAGCGGACCGATAACCTCGCGGTGCCCGCGCTGATACACGGCGCGTTCAACGCGATTCAGTTCTACGTGGCGTATCTGGGCGCGACCGGCGGGTTGCCCTGA
- the sufB gene encoding Fe-S cluster assembly protein SufB, with product MSSEELQDTNTEERFEFKKEESAALRSDKGLTEEVVRLISEDKDEPEWMLDRRLRALEHWQNMPMPTDWPGQPDLTELDVEEIVPYIRPDVDKREGADSWDDLPEDIQDTFEKLGIPEAERKALSGVGAQYESEVVYQNMQEQWEEKGVVFCNMDEAVREHEDLVKEHFMTSCVPPSDNKFAALHGAVWSGGSFVYVPEDVTVEMPVQAYFRMNSEGMGQFEHTLIIAEKGSEVHYIEGCSAPKYGSHNLHSGGVEVFVGEDAHVQYSTVQNWSKNTFNLNTKRALVEKGGRMEWVSGSMGSKVTMLYPCSILKGRGASANHISIAFAGEGQNIDTGAKVYHNAPRTNSTIESKSISKDGGRTNYRGLVQISDGASNSSTSVECDALMFDNESTSDTMPYMEIDESKVDVAHEATVGKIGDEDVFYLQSRGLDDDDAKQMIVSGFIEPITEELPIEYAVELNRLIELEMEGSLG from the coding sequence ATGAGTAGTGAAGAGCTTCAAGACACCAACACGGAGGAGCGTTTCGAGTTCAAGAAAGAGGAGAGCGCGGCGCTCCGGTCCGACAAAGGGCTGACCGAGGAGGTCGTCCGCCTCATCAGTGAGGACAAGGACGAACCCGAGTGGATGCTCGACCGGCGTCTCCGAGCCTTGGAACACTGGCAGAACATGCCGATGCCGACTGACTGGCCGGGCCAGCCGGACCTGACGGAACTCGACGTCGAAGAAATCGTGCCTTACATCCGGCCAGACGTCGACAAGCGCGAGGGCGCCGATAGCTGGGACGACCTGCCCGAGGACATTCAGGACACCTTCGAGAAACTCGGCATTCCGGAAGCCGAGCGCAAGGCCCTCTCCGGGGTCGGTGCCCAGTACGAGTCCGAAGTCGTCTACCAGAACATGCAGGAGCAGTGGGAGGAGAAGGGCGTCGTGTTCTGCAACATGGACGAGGCCGTCCGAGAACACGAGGACCTCGTGAAGGAACACTTCATGACCTCCTGCGTACCCCCGAGTGACAACAAGTTCGCCGCCCTCCACGGCGCAGTCTGGAGTGGCGGGAGCTTCGTCTACGTGCCCGAGGACGTCACCGTCGAGATGCCGGTGCAGGCCTACTTCCGCATGAACTCGGAGGGAATGGGTCAGTTCGAGCACACCCTCATCATCGCCGAGAAGGGTTCGGAGGTTCACTACATCGAAGGTTGTTCGGCCCCGAAATACGGCAGCCACAACCTCCACTCCGGTGGCGTCGAGGTGTTCGTCGGCGAGGACGCCCACGTTCAGTACTCGACCGTCCAGAACTGGTCGAAGAACACGTTCAACCTCAACACCAAGCGCGCGCTGGTCGAGAAAGGCGGCCGCATGGAGTGGGTCTCCGGTTCGATGGGGTCGAAAGTCACCATGCTCTACCCCTGCTCGATTCTGAAAGGGCGGGGAGCCTCGGCGAACCACATCTCCATCGCGTTCGCGGGCGAGGGCCAGAACATCGACACCGGCGCGAAGGTCTACCACAACGCGCCGCGGACGAACTCCACCATCGAGTCGAAGTCCATCAGCAAAGACGGCGGCCGCACCAACTACCGCGGTCTCGTCCAGATTTCCGACGGCGCGAGCAACTCCTCGACGTCGGTGGAGTGCGACGCCCTGATGTTCGACAACGAGTCCACCTCCGACACGATGCCGTACATGGAAATCGACGAGTCGAAGGTCGACGTGGCTCACGAGGCGACCGTCGGCAAAATCGGCGACGAGGACGTCTTCTACCTCCAGAGTCGGGGACTGGACGACGACGACGCCAAGCAGATGATCGTCTCCGGCTTCATCGAACCGATTACGGAAGAACTGCCCATCGAGTACGCCGTCGAACTCAACCGACTCATCGAGTTGGAGATGGAAGGCAGTCTGGGATAG
- a CDS encoding M48 family metallopeptidase — protein sequence MSRDATSNSGPPGGTDARDADSGRIDSGTDGSTNSSGETLGLTHRIALTLALVLAADAAFVAVLAYLFRPWLVALAGDVGGSWLALAALVAPATLALAWGQLRYTRREALAAADARPVSESERPDLHARVRRLAQTAGVTPPSVAVAETDTANSFTVGDLRGGTVVVTTGLLDTLSEAQLDAVLAHELAHLRNRDAAVMTLATFLPALANDEYSLVSDAAAPLRSLAVGVAAVVGYAASTALVGAPPFSVESFVAFGGFAVFTVLFGGVALGLLALPVAVLSGHLSRYREFAADRAGALTAGDPAAMAGALETLDADAAERPTEDVRANSVRELCFLPHGIVGNEESVGDDAADDPLAGLPIEVPTHPATAERVARLRDLAAEGRDGYR from the coding sequence ATGTCACGAGACGCCACTTCGAACTCCGGCCCGCCCGGCGGCACCGACGCCAGAGACGCCGACTCCGGTCGCATCGACTCCGGAACCGACGGTTCGACGAACTCCTCCGGCGAGACGCTCGGCCTGACCCACCGCATCGCGCTCACGCTCGCGCTGGTGCTGGCCGCCGACGCGGCGTTCGTCGCAGTCCTCGCGTACCTCTTCCGGCCGTGGCTGGTCGCGCTGGCCGGGGACGTCGGCGGGTCGTGGCTCGCGCTCGCGGCGCTGGTCGCGCCGGCCACGCTCGCGCTCGCGTGGGGACAACTCCGGTACACCCGCCGCGAGGCGCTCGCGGCCGCCGACGCCCGACCGGTCTCTGAATCCGAGCGCCCGGACCTCCACGCACGGGTGCGCCGACTCGCCCAGACCGCGGGCGTGACCCCGCCGAGCGTCGCCGTGGCGGAGACCGATACCGCGAACAGTTTCACGGTCGGCGATTTGCGGGGCGGGACCGTCGTGGTCACGACCGGCCTGCTCGACACGCTGTCGGAGGCTCAACTCGACGCGGTGCTGGCCCACGAACTCGCGCACCTCCGGAACCGCGACGCCGCGGTGATGACGCTGGCGACCTTCCTCCCGGCGTTGGCCAACGACGAGTACTCGCTCGTCTCGGACGCCGCGGCGCCGCTCCGGTCGCTCGCAGTCGGCGTCGCCGCGGTCGTGGGCTACGCCGCCAGCACCGCGCTGGTCGGCGCGCCGCCGTTCAGCGTCGAGTCGTTCGTCGCGTTCGGCGGGTTCGCGGTCTTCACGGTGCTGTTCGGCGGGGTCGCGCTCGGTCTATTGGCGCTCCCGGTCGCGGTCCTGAGCGGCCACCTCTCGCGCTACCGGGAGTTCGCGGCCGACCGCGCCGGGGCGCTGACCGCGGGCGACCCCGCGGCGATGGCGGGCGCGCTGGAGACGCTGGACGCCGACGCGGCCGAGCGCCCGACGGAGGACGTGCGGGCGAACAGCGTCCGGGAACTCTGCTTTCTGCCCCACGGTATCGTCGGGAACGAGGAGTCGGTCGGCGACGACGCGGCCGACGACCCGCTGGCCGGACTGCCGATAGAGGTGCCGACCCATCCGGCGACCGCCGAACGAGTCGCGCGCCTCCGGGACCTCGCGGCCGAGGGGCGAGACGGATACCGGTAG
- a CDS encoding transcription initiation factor IIB, which produces MTGPIRQREREQGVETEQGESENVQTCPECEAGNLVADAGGSELVCEDCGLVVEERNVDRGPEWRAFNHQERQSKSRVGAPTTNTMHDKGLTTTIDWKNKDAYGRSLSSEKRSQMHRLRKWQERIRTKDAGERNLQFALSELNRMSSALGVPRSVQEVSSVIYRRALKEDLIRGRSIEGVATAALYASCRKEGIPRSLEEVSEVSRVERKEIGRTYRYISQELALGMEPVDPKKYVPRFCSELDLTEEVESKANEIIDVTAEKGLLSGKSPTGYAAAAIYAASLLCNEKKTQREVADVAQVTEVTIRNRYQEQIKAIGLYN; this is translated from the coding sequence ATGACCGGGCCAATCCGCCAGCGAGAGCGTGAGCAAGGGGTCGAGACCGAGCAGGGGGAATCCGAGAACGTCCAGACGTGTCCGGAGTGCGAGGCCGGCAATCTGGTCGCGGACGCTGGCGGAAGCGAGTTAGTCTGCGAGGACTGCGGACTCGTCGTGGAGGAGCGCAACGTGGACCGGGGCCCCGAGTGGCGCGCGTTCAACCATCAGGAGCGCCAGAGCAAGAGTCGCGTCGGCGCGCCCACGACGAACACGATGCACGACAAGGGCCTGACGACGACCATCGACTGGAAGAACAAGGACGCCTACGGCCGGTCGCTCTCCTCGGAGAAACGGAGTCAAATGCACCGCCTCCGGAAGTGGCAGGAGCGAATCCGCACGAAGGACGCGGGCGAGCGGAACCTCCAGTTCGCCCTGAGCGAACTCAACCGTATGTCGTCGGCGCTCGGCGTCCCGCGGTCGGTACAGGAAGTGTCGTCGGTCATCTACCGGCGCGCGTTGAAGGAGGACCTCATCCGAGGTCGCTCCATCGAGGGCGTCGCCACCGCCGCGCTGTACGCGTCCTGCCGGAAGGAAGGCATCCCGCGAAGCCTCGAAGAGGTCTCGGAGGTCTCGCGGGTCGAGCGAAAGGAAATCGGTCGAACGTATCGCTACATCTCCCAGGAGCTCGCGCTCGGGATGGAACCGGTCGACCCCAAGAAGTACGTCCCGCGGTTCTGCTCGGAACTCGACCTGACCGAGGAAGTCGAGAGCAAGGCCAACGAGATAATCGACGTGACCGCCGAGAAGGGCCTGCTCTCGGGCAAGTCCCCGACGGGGTACGCGGCCGCGGCGATTTACGCGGCCTCGCTGCTCTGCAACGAGAAGAAGACCCAGCGCGAGGTCGCCGACGTGGCGCAGGTGACGGAAGTCACCATCCGCAACCGGTATCAGGAGCAGATAAAGGCCATCGGACTTTACAACTAA
- a CDS encoding Sec-independent protein translocase subunit TatA/TatB, with product MIPLFGPVPGGMEMMVILLIAVLLFGANKIPKLARSTGEAMGEFKKGRQEIEEELQEAQSEVDPTVETDTVTETETDTTEA from the coding sequence ATGATTCCACTGTTCGGACCCGTGCCGGGCGGGATGGAGATGATGGTCATCCTCCTCATCGCCGTCCTGCTGTTCGGTGCAAACAAGATTCCGAAACTCGCCCGCTCGACCGGCGAGGCGATGGGCGAGTTCAAGAAGGGACGCCAAGAAATCGAGGAAGAACTTCAGGAAGCCCAGAGCGAAGTCGACCCGACCGTCGAGACGGACACCGTCACCGAGACGGAGACCGACACCACCGAAGCGTAA